DNA sequence from the Sulfurimonas sp. HSL3-7 genome:
TTAAGGTAGACAAGGCCTGAAATACCGAGGAATGATGCCGCAGACATATAGTCACCTGCGATCGCCATACCGTTTTGCAGTCCGGTGATACCGCCGCCGGCCGTATAGAAATCTTTGGCCGTCTTGGTACGTTTTGCCGCCCAGTAGGTAATACCCAGTGTACCGCCCACGAAAAGCAGGAACATCACGATCGCTGACATGTTCAGCGCCTGTTTTTCAACTTCGCCTTCCAGTGCACCCGAGGCAAACAACATAGCCGCTGAAAGACCCATAAATATAAGAATACGACCCAACATTATTCATTTTCCTTTGCAGTCTCTTTGATCTTGGCCGTCAGCGCATCGAACTCGCCGTTGGCACGTCTGACATAGATTCCTGTCAGGGCAAAGGCAAATACGATGATCGCCACGCCCACCGGGATACCCACTGTCGTAACCGTATCATCACCCAAAGGTGTTCCCAGTGCACTCGGGTCGAATGCAATGGTTAAAATAAATGCAAAGTAGACGACCAGCATCAAAATGGTCAATGTCCACGCGAATCGGGTCCGCTTGGCTACCAGCTCCTGAAAGTTCGGATCGTTTTTGATCGCTTCAACTTGTTCTTGTCTCATCAAGACTCCTTTTTAATGTTCTGACTCAATAGTAGCCGAAACGGCTGCTAAAAATTGTAATTGACGATAAAACGGTACTCGTCCCAATCGACGGCACCGTTGTCCGCGACAAAGTAATCCGATGTAAAGTTCCCGCGCAGACGCAGCTGCAGGTTCTCTACAAAACCGGTATTGTAGATCACGTCAAATCCCGCCTCGCTAGCATCGTCGGAGGTATAGCCGTTAAAATCGGCCATATCGAAATCAGCATAATAGAGCGCCGTACTAAGATCCGGTCCGAACCCTTTCCAGTTATAGGAGAGCGCCGCTTTCGAGGCTTTTGTACCGGCCAGGAACATATGGCGCGTCACCATTCCCTGGGTAAATGCAGGCATGCCGCCCCAGGGCGTGATAATTGCATTGGCATAGGGCGCATCGCTGCTTTTGTTGGCCCCTGTCTGCGAATAGGCGATATACGCCGTCAAGTTCTCGACGGTCAAACCCGCTTTGGCAGCCCAGTAGAGCGAATCTATCTTGCCGTCACCGCCGAGGTTGCTCAACAATTTATCGCCGAGGTCATCCTCTTTGATGAACTGCCCGGCGACGAAGGGCTTGACCATACCAAACGCCATACTGTAATCAAGCTGACCATAGACGGCGTTTAAGATATCGTAGGCGTAGTAATCCCAAAGCTGGACTTTAAGACCCTTGACGCCGGTATAGGTCGCCGATGCGACAGAGACGCCGTCTGTTGCTGTTCCTACCGCATACTTGCCCATATTCTCGAACGAACCGACCTGGTTACGGGGATCGACAGCCGAGTAGCCCGATGTTGCCGAGAGCATCTGATTCGCCAGATTCGAGCCGTTATAGACGCGGCCGAAAGTACCCTGCGCAAAACGGGTCACGTGCCCGACGACAACTGTTGTGTCCGGAATGTCCGTGTTGCTGAGGAGATACGCTTCAAACAAGTTGGGAAGCATTCTCGCATCATCGGCACCCGCCAGCGGCGTATTAAGCTTTTGGCGTCCCCCTTTGAAGATCGTATTGCCGCGCTTATACTGAAGATACGCCTCACCAAGGATCGAATAGTCTTCGTTATCCGGACCCAACAGTGACGGATCGACAACCGTGTAGTCCGTTCTTGGGCTTCCCAACAAAAACCCGTTGGTCGTATAAAATGCCGTCCCCAGCGTCAAACCATGCAGCTCCGCCGTCTCATATTTCAGGAAACCGCCGATCGCATTCGCTTTTCGCGTATAGTCGTCCCCCGCGGGGCGCGTATCGGTGATGCTCCTCGCAACACTGAACTCGCGGATCTGCCCGCCGGCCTTACCTTCACTGAACATACTGCTTAAATCTTCAGCAGCATATATACCCGATACAGCAACAATTGATGCTATACTTGCACCGAACGTTTTTTTCATTTGCTTCACCTTATAAACGGGTATCGCCAAATACCCGATAATTCTTCTACACTGTTATCATAAGGTGAGAACGTAGCACGAACGTAGCAAATTGGAAAAAGCGGCTTCTCTGCGCTAATAGATAATGAAAATCTACTATCTTGCGTCATAAGATGGGAAAGATTGTAACACCTTATTTGGACGGAATGTCTATCATATACCCCTGCGAACGGATATTCTGTATAAAATCCTCTTTCAGACTCTTTTTCAATCGGTTCACCTCTGCCCTGATCGTCGCATTGTCGACAAAGGTATCGTCCCATACATAGTGTTGAAACTGCTCAAAGTCGACGATCCGTCCGCGGTTGCGTGCCAGCAGATCGATAATCTGTGACTGGCGCTTGCTGAGGACCTGGACATCGCCCCTGAAGAGCAACTGGTTGTGTTCCTGATCGTAACTATAGTGGGAAGAGAGGCGCAGATGCACCCGCGGTACTTCGGTAGAGAGCTTGATCTTGTCTATCCGCAGGGCTAGCTCTTTGAGATGGAACGGTTTTTTCAGGTAGTCATAACAGCCCAGATCGTAGGCGCGCGAAATATCTTCGATATCGACCAATGCACTTATATAGATAGCCGGTGTGTGTATTTTCAGCGCATGCAGCCGCTCCAGGAGCGTCAGACCGTCCACACCCGGCACATTGATGTCTAAAATAAGCAGATCAAAATTCTCTTCCTGAAGCATCCCCATCGCTTTTTCGCCGTCCACGCAGCTTATCACCTGATGGCCGATCGCCTCCAGATACTCCTGGATCGACTCATTAAGCATGATTTCATCTTCCAACAAAAATATTTTCATATGCCCATCACCTTGAATATGTAGCTGAACCGTGTCACGTCCTCACTCGAGTCGATCTTGATCACAACCCCCTCCTCTTCACAGATGGACTTCACCAGGTTCAGTCCCAGCCCGAATCCTTCCACTTTTCCGTCTTCACGGTAGTAGGGTTCCAGCACCTTGTTCGTATCTTCTATCTTTTTCGAACGGCTGTAGATCTCAAAACAGATTTCCGTACCGTCGACACTCGTCCTGATGGTGATCAGTTCCTCCGGCAACGTATATTTTATAGCATTGGTGATGTTATTGTCGACAATGCGCTGCAGTTTGGTCTCGTTGAAGTAGATGTAGTGGCTGCCTTCGCACGGTTCAAACACAAAGGAGAGGTGCGACTGCTCGGCCACCTCCTCAAAAAACTCCTTGCGGCTCTGAAGGTAGTCGTTCAGATTGATCGCCGTCCGCGGGTATTCGACCTGGTCTTTTTTGACCAGGTAGCTCAGGTCGTCATAGATATTGAAGATATTTTTGACCGCGGCATCGATTTTGGCAAGCTGGCTGTTTTTGCCGTGCTTCAATGTAAAAAGATCGATATTTGTCATAATAACGCTCAGCGGGGTATTCGTTTCATGAACGGCGTGGCGCAGAAACTGCTTCTGCGAATCCAGCAGGCTCTGCGAAAACTGCTGTGCTTTTTCCAGCTCTTCATAGTTTTTCTGCAGGGCCAGCGTTTTCGTTTCGACCTTCTGTTCAAGCGATTCGTTCAGCTGCGCCAGCGAGTGTTTCTGATGCATGATCGTCTCGACCATCTCATTGGCATAGCGCACCATCGTACGGAACTCTTTAAAGAATATCTGTTTGTAGTTGATCACCTGATCATTATGTGCGGCCCGCTCGAAAAAAAGCAGAAAAGTATCGACATCGCGCTGCATGACGGCACTGATGATCTTGTTAATACCAAAGATGACACCAAAAAGTATAAAAGCCAGTGTGGCGATCTCCAGGACGATCTTTACGATCTTGCTTTTTTGTTTATTGTGGCGTTCAAGCAGCAAGGTGTGTGCCGGCTTTGTATAGATACCGCTGATAAGCGTGTAGCCGTTGTCCAGCTTGAGCACATAGAGCAGTGCATCATGCAGTTTAGTATGTTCGAGCTGTTGCAAGTGAATAATCGAAGCATCTGCAAGTTGACGGATATCGCCGAGTTTTTGCTGTACTGCAACGGGTTTGAAAAGTGCGTTTGCATTATAATCAAAGAGTTGGACAAAGCTGTTTTTATCATCGGTAAAAAGGTTCTCGATCCGCTTTAACGCTTCGCCGGTATGGTTTGAGGGATTTTGCAGCTCGTACTCCATCAAAGCGGCCAGCCGGCGTGTCGAACGTATTAATGATAGTTCCT
Encoded proteins:
- a CDS encoding DUF485 domain-containing protein; amino-acid sequence: MRQEQVEAIKNDPNFQELVAKRTRFAWTLTILMLVVYFAFILTIAFDPSALGTPLGDDTVTTVGIPVGVAIIVFAFALTGIYVRRANGEFDALTAKIKETAKENE
- a CDS encoding response regulator transcription factor, which gives rise to MKIFLLEDEIMLNESIQEYLEAIGHQVISCVDGEKAMGMLQEENFDLLILDINVPGVDGLTLLERLHALKIHTPAIYISALVDIEDISRAYDLGCYDYLKKPFHLKELALRIDKIKLSTEVPRVHLRLSSHYSYDQEHNQLLFRGDVQVLSKRQSQIIDLLARNRGRIVDFEQFQHYVWDDTFVDNATIRAEVNRLKKSLKEDFIQNIRSQGYMIDIPSK
- a CDS encoding OprD family outer membrane porin, whose product is MKKTFGASIASIVAVSGIYAAEDLSSMFSEGKAGGQIREFSVARSITDTRPAGDDYTRKANAIGGFLKYETAELHGLTLGTAFYTTNGFLLGSPRTDYTVVDPSLLGPDNEDYSILGEAYLQYKRGNTIFKGGRQKLNTPLAGADDARMLPNLFEAYLLSNTDIPDTTVVVGHVTRFAQGTFGRVYNGSNLANQMLSATSGYSAVDPRNQVGSFENMGKYAVGTATDGVSVASATYTGVKGLKVQLWDYYAYDILNAVYGQLDYSMAFGMVKPFVAGQFIKEDDLGDKLLSNLGGDGKIDSLYWAAKAGLTVENLTAYIAYSQTGANKSSDAPYANAIITPWGGMPAFTQGMVTRHMFLAGTKASKAALSYNWKGFGPDLSTALYYADFDMADFNGYTSDDASEAGFDVIYNTGFVENLQLRLRGNFTSDYFVADNGAVDWDEYRFIVNYNF
- a CDS encoding HAMP domain-containing sensor histidine kinase, producing MLTPRKKIALWASQYLSNFALSQVYAFATLVILLFTIVFASLLIQDEYQDYEKQLALEYNTFVKEQELSLIRSTRRLAALMEYELQNPSNHTGEALKRIENLFTDDKNSFVQLFDYNANALFKPVAVQQKLGDIRQLADASIIHLQQLEHTKLHDALLYVLKLDNGYTLISGIYTKPAHTLLLERHNKQKSKIVKIVLEIATLAFILFGVIFGINKIISAVMQRDVDTFLLFFERAAHNDQVINYKQIFFKEFRTMVRYANEMVETIMHQKHSLAQLNESLEQKVETKTLALQKNYEELEKAQQFSQSLLDSQKQFLRHAVHETNTPLSVIMTNIDLFTLKHGKNSQLAKIDAAVKNIFNIYDDLSYLVKKDQVEYPRTAINLNDYLQSRKEFFEEVAEQSHLSFVFEPCEGSHYIYFNETKLQRIVDNNITNAIKYTLPEELITIRTSVDGTEICFEIYSRSKKIEDTNKVLEPYYREDGKVEGFGLGLNLVKSICEEEGVVIKIDSSEDVTRFSYIFKVMGI